From Panicum hallii strain FIL2 chromosome 2, PHallii_v3.1, whole genome shotgun sequence, a single genomic window includes:
- the LOC112880883 gene encoding uncharacterized protein LOC112880883: MRDFSCFGDGAVSLAVGAAGGGGAGAALDRSLQAATASVYRVALSSRKELRIRVTWTRGAAAPAAAAAGATGLAVAVDDGSRALPLATPAPLGTPRRTTAAAPAPAAAAQHLLQKKRGTRSFATDAGTAVSIYWDTAEAKYHHPGAPEPSRDYYLAVVADGELALLLGGGEGLVHTTRCRFRDDGAEHEVTVACRGEEWGGPSRDGEVAVSVDGKKVVEARRVKWNFRGNRTAVLGDGAVVEVMWDVHDWWFAGVSPGGGGAQFMVKARGAGDGGRVWMDEEMASKGQPPAGFFLHLQCYRR; the protein is encoded by the exons ATGCGGGACTTCTCCTGCTTCGGCGACGGCGCCGTCAGCCTGGCCGTcggggccgccggcggcggaggagccggCGCCGCGCTCGACCGCTCGCTCCAGGCGGCCACCGCCAGCGTCTACAGGGTCGCGCTGTCGTCGCGCAAGGAGCTCCGGATCAGGGTCACCTGGACCcggggcgccgccgcgccggcggctgctgctgccggCGCGACCGGGCTCGCCGTGGCCGTCGACGACGGATCCCGGGCGCTGCCGCTGGCGACGCCGGCGCCGCTCGGCACGCCGCGCCGGAcgaccgcggcggcgccggctccggcggccgccgcgcagCATCTCCTGCAGAAGAAGCGCGGGACGCGGTCCTTCGCCACCGATGCCGGCACGGCGGTGTCCATCTACTGGGACACGGCGGAGGCCAAGTACCACCACCCGGGCGCGCCGGAGCCCTCCCGCGACTACTACCTCGCCGTCGTCGCGGACGGCGAGCTCGCGCtcctcctcggcggcggcgagggc CTGGTCCACACGACGCGGTGCCGGTTCCGCGACGACGGCGCGGAGCACGAGGTCACGGTGGCGTGCCGCGGGGAGGAGTGGGGCGGCCCCTCCAgggacggcgaggtggcggtcAGCGTCGACGGCAAGAAGGTGGTGGAGGCGCGCCGGGTCAAGTGGAACTTCCGCGGCAACCGGACGGCGGTGCTGGGCGACGGCGCGGTGGTGGAGGTCATGTGGGACGTCCACGACTGGTGGTTCGCCGGCGTgtcccccggcggcggcggggcgcagtTCATGGTCaaggcgcgcggggccggggacggCGGCCGGGTGTGGATGGACGAGGAGATGGCCAGCAAGGGCCAGCCCCCCGCCGGGTTCTTCCTGCACCTGCAGTGCTACCGGCGTTGA